In one Desulfoferula mesophila genomic region, the following are encoded:
- a CDS encoding sodium:calcium antiporter, with translation MSFLNYIVSEQVITQVVSGFPFWGLLVLMAVCLAVLSKGADWMIDGAVALAQGTGLPRIIIGATIISLGTTMPEAFVSVLAAWTGNPGLALGNGVGSIICDTGLIFGVMCLISRVPVRRFILNRTGWVQVGSATILVLFAHLSLYISPGAPTIGRGVGVLFLLALGVYLYFSYRWAKQSGLPSDAEFEHQWGPGKSVLFIFMGLVGVVAGSRVLIPVAAEGALRLGVPQDIIAATLVAFGTSLPELVTAISAVKKGHPQIMVGNVVGADVLNCLFVLGAASIARPLEIPPNFFYYHFPAMLLILYSFRVFIFINTDGWFKRWQGGFLLSLYAIYIVLQYSFSIAATHS, from the coding sequence ATGTCTTTTTTAAACTATATCGTTAGTGAACAGGTGATTACTCAAGTAGTGTCCGGTTTTCCTTTCTGGGGACTGCTGGTGCTGATGGCGGTTTGCCTGGCCGTGCTGTCCAAGGGCGCGGACTGGATGATCGACGGTGCGGTGGCCCTGGCTCAGGGCACGGGGCTCCCCCGCATCATTATCGGGGCCACCATCATCAGCCTGGGCACCACGATGCCCGAAGCCTTCGTTTCGGTGTTGGCCGCTTGGACCGGCAACCCCGGCCTGGCCCTGGGCAATGGTGTTGGTTCCATAATCTGCGACACCGGCCTTATCTTCGGCGTGATGTGTCTTATAAGCCGGGTGCCCGTGCGGCGCTTTATCCTCAACCGTACCGGGTGGGTGCAGGTGGGTTCGGCAACCATTTTGGTGCTGTTCGCACATTTATCGTTGTATATAAGCCCGGGTGCGCCGACCATCGGCCGCGGTGTGGGAGTGCTCTTTCTCCTCGCGCTGGGAGTCTACTTATATTTTTCCTATCGTTGGGCCAAACAGAGTGGTCTGCCCTCGGATGCGGAATTTGAGCATCAGTGGGGTCCTGGCAAATCCGTTTTATTTATCTTTATGGGCTTGGTTGGAGTGGTGGCGGGTTCTCGAGTCTTGATACCCGTGGCAGCCGAAGGGGCTCTCAGGTTGGGGGTTCCCCAGGATATCATTGCCGCTACCCTGGTGGCTTTTGGAACCTCATTGCCCGAGTTGGTTACCGCCATCAGCGCCGTCAAAAAAGGCCATCCCCAGATCATGGTGGGCAACGTGGTGGGTGCAGACGTGCTCAACTGTCTTTTCGTGCTCGGCGCGGCTTCAATCGCTAGGCCCCTGGAAATACCGCCAAACTTTTTCTATTATCACTTTCCGGCTATGCTTTTGATCCTGTATTCCTTCAGGGTTTTCATTTTCATCAACACTGATGGGTGGTTCAAACGCTGGCAAGGTGGTTTTCTTCTGAGTTTGTACGCGATTTACATCGTTCTGCAATACTCTTTTAGCATCGCTGCAACACATTCTTGA
- a CDS encoding tripartite tricarboxylate transporter permease, which yields MDTLALVWHAVIAYIDTYVHNFGVGIAYFFTIKNVLTVFAGVAIGTFFGAVPGMTITMSVALVMPFTFNLEPLTAISLLLAVYVGAIYGGSISAILLNTPGTPAAACTCMDGFALSQKGQAAKALQMANWASCVGDLTSTTIVILICPLLGSAALYFNSPEYFALVLFSVTIIGGLSGQSMVKGLIAGALGFLVAMVGMDPFTGLGRFDFGSLELTKGFSFVPLLIGLFAIPEVILQLNRSRQMDGQARINVVEAHSKADKNLSWVEFKGSFRHMVRGGIVGLILGLIPGLGATPASFVSYERARRNSPHPELFGKGSLEGVAAAESGNNGVNGATLVPLLTLGIPGDVITAVMLGAFMIFDLKPGPMLFVEHIDLIFGLFCALIMCDVALRVVGVIFIRYAEKIATGIPTSIIFPAILILCVFGSYSINNSLFDIFIMVTFGVAGYFMGLFEIPTVPFLIAFVLAPMLEKGLRRSLTISGGDPTILLSPIAIVFYVLTILAVISLTRGFLSRIKE from the coding sequence ATGGATACGCTTGCTTTAGTTTGGCACGCGGTTATTGCATACATTGATACCTACGTACACAACTTCGGGGTGGGCATAGCCTACTTCTTCACCATAAAAAACGTACTGACCGTCTTCGCGGGAGTGGCCATCGGCACCTTCTTTGGGGCGGTGCCGGGCATGACCATCACCATGTCAGTGGCCCTGGTCATGCCTTTCACTTTCAACCTGGAGCCCCTCACCGCCATCTCCCTATTGCTGGCGGTCTACGTGGGGGCCATCTACGGCGGCTCCATCTCCGCCATCTTGCTCAACACCCCGGGCACTCCGGCCGCAGCCTGCACCTGCATGGACGGCTTCGCTCTGTCTCAAAAAGGGCAGGCAGCCAAGGCCCTGCAGATGGCCAACTGGGCCTCCTGCGTGGGCGATCTGACCAGCACCACCATCGTGATCCTGATCTGCCCCCTGCTGGGATCCGCTGCCCTGTACTTCAACTCGCCGGAGTACTTCGCCCTGGTGTTGTTCTCGGTGACCATCATCGGCGGGTTATCCGGCCAATCCATGGTCAAGGGGCTCATTGCCGGAGCGCTGGGCTTTTTGGTGGCCATGGTGGGCATGGACCCCTTCACCGGCCTCGGACGCTTCGACTTCGGCTCCCTGGAGTTGACCAAGGGCTTCAGCTTCGTGCCCCTGCTCATCGGCTTGTTCGCCATACCCGAGGTGATCCTGCAACTCAACCGCTCGCGCCAGATGGATGGCCAAGCCCGCATCAACGTAGTGGAGGCCCACAGCAAGGCCGACAAAAATCTCTCCTGGGTCGAGTTCAAGGGATCTTTCCGGCACATGGTCCGCGGCGGCATCGTGGGGCTCATCCTGGGCCTGATTCCCGGCCTGGGGGCCACTCCGGCCTCCTTCGTGAGCTACGAACGGGCGCGACGGAACTCCCCCCACCCGGAGCTTTTCGGCAAGGGCTCCCTGGAGGGAGTCGCGGCCGCCGAGTCGGGCAACAACGGGGTCAACGGAGCCACCTTGGTGCCCCTGCTCACCCTGGGCATCCCCGGCGACGTCATCACCGCGGTGATGCTGGGCGCCTTCATGATCTTTGACCTCAAGCCTGGCCCCATGCTTTTCGTGGAGCACATCGACCTGATCTTCGGCCTGTTCTGCGCCTTGATCATGTGTGACGTGGCCCTGCGCGTGGTGGGGGTCATCTTCATCCGATACGCGGAGAAGATCGCCACCGGCATCCCCACCTCCATCATCTTCCCGGCCATCCTGATACTCTGCGTCTTCGGCAGCTACTCCATCAACAACAGCCTGTTCGATATCTTTATAATGGTTACCTTCGGGGTGGCGGGCTATTTCATGGGCCTATTCGAGATACCCACGGTGCCCTTCCTCATAGCCTTCGTCCTGGCGCCCATGCTGGAGAAGGGTTTGCGCCGCTCCCTGACCATTTCCGGCGGCGATCCCACCATCCTGCTGAGCCCCATCGCCATAGTCTTCTACGTCCTCACTATCCTGGCGGTGATCTCGCTCACCAGGGGCTTCCTCAGCAGGATTAAGGAGTAG
- a CDS encoding 3-keto-5-aminohexanoate cleavage protein, with protein sequence MEKLMITAAITGSRNTKDISPFIPITPEEIAQSCIECWRAGASIVHIHVRDLETALGTQDYELYKRVVDPVREQTDLLLSLTTSGIAGRNLPYEERLTPLAFKPELASFDAGSINLGGGVFSNPPDFLEVAAAKMIESGVKPEIEVFDLGMAITALNMNKKNQIKSPMYFQFVLGTPWGAPGTPKALLHLVEHIPDESVWSVIGIGKTHLPMSMMAMLMGGHIRVGLEDNVYYERGVLAKNNAVFVERIVRLAKEYGREVATPDEARQILGVAK encoded by the coding sequence ATGGAAAAGCTAATGATAACTGCGGCCATCACCGGCAGCAGAAACACCAAGGATATCTCGCCTTTTATCCCAATTACGCCGGAAGAGATAGCTCAATCATGCATCGAGTGCTGGCGCGCCGGCGCGTCAATCGTCCATATACATGTCCGTGACCTGGAGACGGCTCTGGGCACCCAAGACTACGAATTATACAAAAGAGTGGTCGATCCAGTAAGAGAGCAGACCGATCTGTTGTTGTCTTTGACCACCTCAGGTATTGCGGGAAGAAACCTGCCCTACGAAGAACGGTTAACCCCGCTAGCCTTCAAACCGGAATTGGCTTCTTTTGACGCAGGCTCCATCAATTTGGGAGGCGGCGTTTTTAGCAATCCTCCAGATTTTTTAGAGGTGGCCGCCGCCAAAATGATCGAGAGCGGAGTAAAGCCCGAGATAGAGGTATTCGATCTGGGCATGGCCATTACCGCCTTGAACATGAACAAAAAAAATCAAATCAAGTCGCCCATGTATTTTCAGTTTGTTTTGGGGACTCCCTGGGGAGCCCCCGGAACCCCCAAAGCTTTGTTGCATTTGGTGGAGCACATTCCTGATGAATCGGTGTGGTCGGTCATTGGGATCGGAAAAACCCACCTGCCCATGTCGATGATGGCGATGCTTATGGGAGGGCACATACGGGTGGGACTGGAAGACAACGTTTATTACGAGAGGGGTGTCTTAGCCAAAAACAACGCGGTATTCGTGGAAAGAATTGTGAGACTGGCCAAGGAATACGGCCGCGAAGTCGCGACCCCGGATGAGGCTCGTCAGATTCTCGGCGTTGCCAAATAA
- a CDS encoding NAD(P)-dependent oxidoreductase — protein MGRGEHPGRKDPLQERPDGGAGDIAKRRHQVAGPRGRRHLTFRLGGKKSMAQKVGFIGLGQMGKWMALNVLKAGFPLMVHDIRPEAVAELTEQGAEAAGDLGELARSCGQIILSLPDAEVVRSVLLGEQGLEPSLSTGQLIIDCSTTNSLFAQEMAKRLRPKGVTVLDAPISGMQEKVREGRLTIMIGGEEAAYEAARPLLAAMGNHLVYLGGTGNGQLAKTLNNVLFDISCAAMAEILPVAVKMGIPAREFCSLVSRSSGQSYGFDFFAPLTLERNFSVGYSLDNAYKDMANLLELATLHHIPLPVTSGTMHTYQLAQALGHGAENKGAMIKVWEQVLGVRVEAPPTAAPQE, from the coding sequence TTGGGACGAGGAGAGCATCCGGGCCGAAAAGACCCGCTACAAGAGCGCCCTGATGGCGGCGCTGGAGATATTGCAAAAAGAAGGCATCAAGTAGCCGGGCCTCGGGGGCGGCGGCATTTAACTTTCAGGTTAGGCGGGAAAAAGTCAATGGCTCAAAAGGTTGGTTTTATCGGTTTGGGGCAGATGGGCAAATGGATGGCTCTCAATGTTCTTAAGGCGGGATTTCCCCTGATGGTCCACGACATCAGGCCGGAGGCCGTGGCCGAGCTTACAGAGCAGGGGGCCGAGGCCGCGGGGGACCTGGGGGAGCTGGCCCGGTCCTGCGGGCAGATCATCCTCAGCCTGCCCGACGCCGAAGTGGTGCGGTCGGTTCTTTTGGGGGAGCAGGGGCTGGAGCCGTCCCTGAGCACCGGCCAGTTGATCATCGATTGCAGCACCACCAACTCCCTTTTCGCCCAGGAGATGGCAAAACGGCTGCGGCCCAAGGGGGTCACCGTGTTGGACGCTCCCATCTCGGGCATGCAAGAGAAGGTCAGGGAAGGGCGGCTGACCATAATGATCGGCGGCGAGGAGGCCGCTTACGAGGCGGCGCGTCCCCTGCTGGCCGCCATGGGCAACCACCTAGTCTACCTGGGAGGCACAGGCAACGGCCAGTTGGCCAAAACCCTCAACAACGTGCTTTTTGACATCTCCTGCGCAGCCATGGCCGAGATCCTGCCTGTAGCCGTGAAAATGGGCATCCCGGCCCGGGAGTTCTGCTCCCTGGTCTCCCGCAGCTCGGGCCAGAGTTACGGTTTTGATTTCTTCGCGCCCCTGACCCTGGAGCGGAACTTCTCGGTGGGCTACTCCCTGGACAACGCCTACAAGGACATGGCCAACCTCCTTGAACTGGCCACCCTGCACCATATCCCCCTGCCGGTCACCTCGGGCACCATGCACACCTATCAACTGGCCCAGGCCCTGGGTCACGGGGCGGAGAACAAGGGGGCCATGATCAAGGTGTGGGAGCAGGTGCTGGGGGTGAGGGTGGAGGCGCCGCCCACGGCCGCGCCACAGGAATGA
- the aspA gene encoding aspartate ammonia-lyase, producing MNKLRVESDCIGTRRLPAACLFGIQTLRAQENFHISGRPISRYPSFIVSLAFIKKAAAQVNNQLGLLPTDLCLAIVEACDEIIRGEWHEAFVVDVIQGGAGTSTNMNANEVIANRALEILGHKKGQYKHLHPNTHVNMSQSTNDVCPTALRVTLIIMCRDLIATMVSLQRSLENKAREFQDIIKVGRTQLQDAVPMTLGQEFRAYAIMIAEDICRLDEAKDLVREINLGGTAIGTGLNAPIGYAKLITARLSKLTGIRLKTSANLVEATQDAGAYVQLSGVLKRVAVKLSKICNDLRLLSSGPRCGLGEINLPNMAPGSSIMPGKVNPIIPEVVNQVAFQVIGNDLTITMAAEAGQLELNAMQPIIAYDLFESLSLLQRGIHTLCHKCVRGITANPKRCRELMEKSIGLATALNPVLGYEKSTKIALEALHTGKSIYSLVLEKNLLDKARLDELLSPENMIVQ from the coding sequence ATGAATAAATTAAGGGTTGAGAGTGACTGTATTGGCACTAGGCGGCTTCCCGCCGCCTGCCTGTTTGGCATTCAAACCTTGCGAGCGCAGGAAAATTTCCATATCAGCGGCAGGCCCATCTCACGCTATCCAAGTTTCATCGTCTCGCTGGCCTTCATAAAAAAGGCGGCAGCTCAAGTGAACAATCAGTTGGGCCTGCTACCCACTGATTTGTGCCTGGCCATTGTAGAGGCGTGCGATGAGATCATTCGGGGTGAATGGCATGAAGCGTTCGTGGTGGACGTAATACAGGGAGGGGCGGGCACCTCGACGAACATGAACGCAAACGAGGTGATCGCCAACCGGGCCCTGGAGATATTGGGGCATAAGAAGGGCCAATACAAACACTTGCACCCCAACACTCACGTGAACATGTCCCAGTCCACCAACGACGTGTGTCCCACCGCATTAAGAGTCACGTTGATAATCATGTGCCGCGACTTGATCGCGACGATGGTTTCCCTGCAAAGGTCCCTTGAAAACAAGGCCCGCGAATTCCAGGACATTATAAAGGTGGGGCGCACTCAGCTTCAAGACGCGGTGCCGATGACCTTGGGACAGGAGTTCAGAGCTTACGCAATCATGATTGCGGAAGATATATGTCGGCTTGACGAGGCAAAAGACCTAGTAAGGGAAATAAACCTGGGGGGGACTGCAATAGGCACTGGATTGAACGCGCCGATTGGCTATGCCAAGCTGATTACGGCAAGACTCTCTAAGCTAACGGGAATACGCTTGAAAACATCAGCCAATTTGGTTGAAGCCACCCAAGACGCCGGCGCTTATGTGCAACTTTCCGGTGTCTTGAAACGGGTGGCCGTCAAGCTCTCGAAAATATGCAACGACCTACGGCTACTTTCGTCCGGTCCCCGTTGCGGACTTGGCGAAATAAACCTGCCCAACATGGCGCCGGGATCATCCATCATGCCGGGCAAGGTCAATCCGATCATACCGGAAGTTGTCAATCAAGTCGCTTTCCAGGTGATAGGCAATGATTTGACCATAACCATGGCCGCCGAGGCGGGGCAACTGGAATTAAATGCCATGCAGCCCATCATTGCCTACGACCTCTTTGAATCCCTATCGTTGCTGCAGAGGGGTATTCATACTCTGTGTCACAAGTGTGTGCGCGGAATAACCGCCAACCCGAAACGGTGTCGAGAGTTGATGGAGAAGAGCATCGGCTTGGCGACAGCGCTCAATCCCGTACTGGGGTATGAAAAGTCGACGAAGATCGCCTTGGAGGCTCTTCACACCGGGAAGTCAATATATAGCCTGGTCCTGGAGAAAAACCTGCTGGACAAAGCCAGACTTGATGAATTGTTGTCCCCAGAAAACATGATCGTCCAATAG
- a CDS encoding 3-hydroxyacyl-CoA dehydrogenase family protein yields MPQAKANIAVIGGGTMGVDIAAGFAAGGWRVHLVEPVKEVAATAAQRLAVSLGELKSSVETEALALYADMKDIDWDRIDLVVEAVSENLALKQKIFAELERRAKPDIPLASNSSGIPISRIAQGLQTRRRMLGLHYFMPAHLVPLVEVVSSQDTDPAVARRVSEIAADIGKRPVWVKRDIPGFLANRIQHALMRETFALVEQGIASPEDVDASVRYGFGFRYVAAGPLLQKDLSGLDIQCAAAEGVYPDLCNDAQPSPCLKDKVLAGEIGVKSKKGFYDWDEESIRAEKTRYKSALMAALEILQKEGIK; encoded by the coding sequence ATGCCTCAAGCTAAAGCAAACATCGCCGTAATCGGCGGTGGCACGATGGGGGTAGACATCGCGGCGGGTTTCGCGGCCGGAGGCTGGCGGGTGCATCTGGTGGAGCCGGTCAAGGAAGTGGCCGCCACGGCGGCCCAGCGCCTGGCAGTCTCGCTTGGCGAACTGAAGTCCAGCGTGGAGACTGAGGCGCTAGCCCTGTACGCCGATATGAAGGACATCGACTGGGATCGCATCGACCTGGTGGTGGAGGCAGTTTCGGAGAACCTGGCCCTTAAGCAGAAGATTTTCGCCGAGCTAGAGCGCCGGGCCAAGCCCGACATCCCCCTGGCCAGCAACTCCTCGGGCATCCCCATCAGCCGGATCGCGCAAGGCCTGCAGACCCGCCGCCGCATGCTGGGCCTGCACTACTTCATGCCCGCTCACCTGGTGCCGCTGGTCGAGGTGGTCAGCTCCCAGGACACTGATCCCGCGGTGGCCCGCCGGGTATCGGAGATCGCGGCGGACATCGGCAAGCGTCCGGTGTGGGTCAAGCGCGACATCCCCGGCTTCTTGGCCAACCGCATACAGCACGCTCTGATGCGCGAGACCTTCGCCCTGGTGGAGCAAGGCATCGCCTCGCCGGAGGACGTGGACGCCTCGGTGCGTTACGGCTTCGGCTTCCGTTATGTGGCCGCCGGCCCCCTGTTGCAAAAGGACCTCTCCGGGCTGGACATCCAATGCGCCGCCGCCGAGGGGGTCTACCCCGACCTGTGCAACGACGCCCAGCCCAGCCCCTGTCTGAAGGATAAGGTCCTTGCCGGAGAAATCGGGGTCAAGTCCAAGAAGGGCTTCTATGATTGGGACGAGGAGAGCATCCGGGCCGAAAAGACCCGCTACAAGAGCGCCCTGATGGCGGCGCTGGAGATATTGCAAAAAGAAGGCATCAAGTAG
- a CDS encoding tripartite tricarboxylate transporter TctB family protein, which translates to MSKQFFRARIRVKDFYLGLAFLLFALLLIFWLIPNYVGDPLTQSHLKVRPGTLPDLIGYLLVFLSLLLIYQSPRTSILVSRSEDKRFSWTIVVFIASIFLFYFVSLLVGLLPSSMVIMFVLMRIYGYKKTWINVVIAVVLPIVLFVFFEKVAQVQIPRGIWFEDLY; encoded by the coding sequence GTGAGCAAACAGTTCTTCCGGGCGAGAATTCGGGTCAAGGATTTCTACCTGGGCCTGGCCTTCTTGCTATTCGCCCTATTGCTAATTTTCTGGCTCATTCCAAACTATGTGGGCGACCCCCTCACTCAATCTCATCTTAAGGTGCGGCCGGGCACCCTCCCGGACCTCATAGGGTACCTGCTCGTCTTCCTGTCCCTGTTGCTCATATATCAAAGTCCCCGCACCAGCATCCTGGTAAGCCGTAGCGAGGACAAGCGCTTCTCTTGGACCATAGTGGTTTTCATCGCCTCCATATTCCTCTTTTACTTCGTTTCCCTCCTGGTGGGGCTCCTACCCTCCAGCATGGTCATCATGTTCGTGCTCATGCGCATATACGGTTACAAGAAAACCTGGATCAATGTAGTCATCGCCGTGGTGCTGCCCATTGTGCTCTTCGTGTTTTTCGAGAAAGTGGCCCAGGTGCAAATCCCCCGCGGCATCTGGTTTGAAGACCTTTATTGA
- a CDS encoding tripartite tricarboxylate transporter substrate binding protein, giving the protein MPYGAGGATDLAARVLVGVVQDYLGQSVVVINKPGASGSICLDFMTKQKPDGYSMLMVAIGSNALYTAMNTKLPFKYDDFTYVARTQINPGVTIVNAKRPWKTFDEFRAAIKKDPGKIKFATAGLGTIQHLSAAMIYKALGIPIKNLVAVPYDSGTAAVLAVASGEADAFSGNLSEAVSSLRGGLVRPLAVTTPERVDGYKDIPTFTELGLPQIDLVGFRGIAGPKNLPPEVVKAWEEAMAKTAKNKAWLKLVKNLGDEPGYLDSKAFTAFEDKEFKRYRELFTELGLLVK; this is encoded by the coding sequence GTGCCATATGGCGCCGGCGGGGCCACCGATTTGGCGGCCCGGGTCCTGGTGGGCGTGGTTCAGGACTACCTGGGCCAATCGGTGGTGGTCATCAACAAGCCGGGGGCCAGCGGGAGCATTTGTCTGGACTTCATGACCAAGCAGAAGCCCGACGGCTACTCGATGCTTATGGTGGCCATCGGCAGCAACGCCCTCTATACGGCCATGAACACCAAGCTTCCCTTCAAGTACGACGATTTCACCTATGTGGCCCGCACCCAGATCAACCCCGGGGTGACCATCGTAAACGCCAAGCGCCCCTGGAAGACCTTTGACGAATTCCGCGCCGCCATCAAGAAGGACCCCGGCAAGATCAAGTTCGCCACCGCCGGCTTGGGCACCATCCAGCACCTGAGCGCGGCTATGATCTACAAGGCCCTGGGCATCCCCATCAAAAACCTGGTGGCCGTTCCCTATGACTCTGGCACCGCGGCGGTCCTGGCAGTGGCCAGCGGCGAGGCCGACGCCTTCTCGGGCAACCTCTCCGAGGCGGTCAGCAGCCTGCGCGGAGGCCTGGTGCGGCCCTTGGCGGTCACCACCCCGGAGCGGGTCGATGGTTACAAGGACATCCCCACCTTTACCGAACTGGGCCTGCCCCAAATTGACCTGGTCGGTTTCCGCGGCATAGCCGGCCCCAAAAACCTGCCTCCCGAGGTGGTCAAGGCCTGGGAAGAGGCCATGGCCAAGACCGCCAAGAACAAGGCCTGGTTGAAGCTGGTCAAGAACCTGGGTGACGAGCCGGGCTACTTGGATTCCAAGGCCTTTACCGCATTCGAGGACAAGGAGTTCAAGCGCTACCGCGAGTTGTTCACCGAGTTGGGCCTGCTGGTTAAGTAA
- the istB gene encoding IS21-like element helper ATPase IstB has translation MKDQDKPTVLLEYHLKKLKLPTILREYAAMAKVCSQDRSDYMTYLLRLTERELLDREKRAAERRIKQAAFPVIKTMDTFDFKAQPSINQQLVRELMRGEYIAKKENVLLIGNSGTGKTHLASAMAFAACAQGSKVKFYSATALVTELMECREERRLQRLQKQLQRLHLLVIDELGYVPFSKIGAQMLFEVVGRAYEQQSLMITTNLPFQQWTEVFGSERLTGALLDRLTHRCHIIEANGESYRLRQAKRRSQAKPKTN, from the coding sequence ATGAAGGACCAGGACAAACCCACCGTGCTCTTGGAGTACCACCTCAAAAAGCTGAAGCTGCCCACCATTCTCCGGGAATACGCGGCCATGGCCAAGGTCTGCAGCCAAGACCGCTCCGATTACATGACCTACCTGCTGCGCCTGACCGAGCGGGAGCTTCTGGACCGCGAGAAGCGGGCAGCCGAAAGGCGCATCAAGCAAGCCGCCTTTCCGGTGATCAAGACCATGGACACCTTTGATTTCAAGGCACAGCCCTCCATCAATCAGCAGCTGGTCAGGGAGCTGATGAGGGGCGAGTACATCGCCAAAAAGGAAAACGTGCTCCTGATCGGAAACTCCGGCACCGGCAAGACCCACCTGGCCAGCGCCATGGCCTTTGCGGCCTGCGCCCAGGGAAGCAAGGTGAAATTCTACAGCGCCACCGCCCTGGTCACAGAGCTCATGGAATGCCGCGAGGAAAGACGTCTGCAACGCCTGCAGAAACAGCTCCAGCGCCTACACCTGCTGGTCATCGATGAACTGGGCTATGTGCCCTTCTCCAAGATAGGCGCTCAAATGCTATTCGAGGTGGTGGGTAGGGCATATGAACAACAAAGCCTCATGATCACCACCAATCTCCCTTTCCAGCAATGGACGGAGGTCTTCGGCTCCGAAAGACTCACCGGTGCACTGCTGGACAGACTGACCCATAGGTGCCACATCATCGAGGCCAATGGAGAAAGCTACCGGCTCCGCCAAGCCAAAAGACGATCCCAGGCAAAGCCCAAAACCAACTAA
- a CDS encoding GntR family transcriptional regulator produces MYHSGKHKIADLYSRSPIPLYLQVANILRRRIFSGRWAPEAQLPSIETLAKEFNVARLTMRQAIEHLESEGLLWKKQGKGTFVSAIDTSHRWLNLQTRWSELVKMVKGTSLKILHEKEDVPLPDLGPLEGVPAGSYHFMQRLHLKDGKPYCLLEIYISKEIFDKAPDEFRSKNIVTVLDSMPRSIIASGRQVLTIGTADPYAASCLDIAVDSPVASLRRVVLDSKGSVVYLGDILYSGSHVRLDINLQI; encoded by the coding sequence ATGTACCATAGTGGTAAGCATAAGATTGCTGATCTCTATAGCCGAAGCCCCATTCCTCTATACCTTCAAGTAGCAAACATTCTCCGCAGAAGAATCTTCAGTGGCCGCTGGGCACCGGAAGCACAACTCCCCAGCATAGAGACCCTGGCTAAAGAATTCAATGTTGCCCGCCTTACAATGAGGCAGGCAATTGAACATTTGGAGTCCGAAGGCCTGCTCTGGAAAAAGCAGGGCAAGGGCACCTTTGTAAGCGCCATTGACACCTCCCATCGCTGGTTAAATTTGCAGACCCGATGGTCGGAATTGGTGAAGATGGTTAAGGGAACATCCCTAAAAATTTTGCACGAAAAGGAAGATGTGCCTTTGCCAGATTTGGGGCCGTTGGAGGGAGTACCGGCTGGTAGTTATCATTTTATGCAGCGGTTACACCTCAAAGATGGGAAACCGTATTGTCTGCTTGAAATATATATATCCAAAGAAATCTTTGATAAAGCGCCTGATGAATTTAGAAGTAAGAACATTGTCACCGTACTTGATTCCATGCCTCGTTCAATCATCGCGAGCGGCCGCCAGGTTCTTACGATAGGCACGGCTGATCCCTACGCCGCGAGCTGCCTGGATATAGCGGTAGATTCACCCGTAGCCAGCCTGCGGCGGGTGGTGCTTGATAGCAAAGGAAGCGTGGTTTACTTGGGTGACATACTTTATAGCGGAAGCCATGTGAGGCTCGACATTAATCTACAGATTTAA